From Populus trichocarpa isolate Nisqually-1 chromosome 19, P.trichocarpa_v4.1, whole genome shotgun sequence, a single genomic window includes:
- the LOC7487177 gene encoding phosphoenolpyruvate carboxylase kinase 2, whose amino-acid sequence MCETLKNNYQICEEIGRGRFGTISRCFSPIKNDFFACKSVDKNLLTDPTDRECLQNEAKIMSLLSPHPNIVEIFDVYDTEDSLDMVLELCEQNTLYDRLIESNGGFSEAISASVMKQLLTAIAHCHRFSIVHRDIKPDNILFDEMDRVKLADFGSAVWVAEEGTVSGLVGTPYYAAPEVVMGRDYNEKVDVWSAGVVLYAMLAGFPPFYGETVEEIFEAVVRGNLRFPPKVFRNVSPEAKDLLRKMICRDVSRRFSAEQALRHPWILSGGETVSMV is encoded by the exons ATGTGTGAGACCCTAAAGAACAACTATCAAATTTGTGAAGAGATCGGCCGCGGTAGATTTGGCACAATCTCTCGTTGTTTTTCACCCATCAAGAACGATTTCTTTGCTTGTAAATCCGTAGACAAGAATCTCCTTACGGATCCAACCGACCGAGAGTGTCTTCAAAACGAAGCAAAGATCATGTCCCTCCTGTCTCCTCATCCAAACATTGTCGAAATCTTCGATGTCTACGATACTGAAGACTCTcttgacatggtattagagctttGCGAGCAGAATACTCTTTATGATCGTTTGATAGAGAGTAATGGAGGATTCAGCGAAGCCATATCTGCGTCTGTAATGAAGCAGTTGTTGACAGCAATAGCGCATTGCCATAGGTTTAGTATCGTGCACAGAGATATAAAGCCGGATAACATATTGTTTGATGAGATGGACCGGGTGAAGTTGGCGGATTTTGGGTCGGCTGTTTGGGTAGCGGAGGAAGGGACGGTGAGTGGGCTGGTGGGTACACCGTATTATGCGGCGCCGGAGGTGGTGATGGGGAGGGATTATAATGAGAAGGTTGATGTGTGGAGTGCTGGGGTGGTTTTGTATGCTATGTTGGCTGGATTTCCTCCGTTTTATGGGGAGACTGTTGAGGAGATTTTTGAGGCTGTTGTTAGAGGGAATTTGAGATTTCCGCCTAAGGTTTTTAGAAATGTTTCCCCGGAAGCTAAGGATCTGTTGAGGAAGATGATCTGTAGAGACGTTTCTAGGAGATTTTCAGCTGAGCAAGCTCTGA GGCACCCATGGATCTTGAGTGGAGGAGAGACAGTTTCAATGGTCTAA